From Paenibacillus graminis:
GGCGCCCACACTCCGCCGGAATCCAGATCCCCTTCCATATCGAGCTGTGATTTGCGTGTAAGCGCATGCGTCAGCAGAAGCCAATGGACAAGATCACGGGAATGATGGATACGGACGCCGGGAAACCATTCAAAAGTAGATGTAGCAATATAATAGTCCTCTCCTGCCCTGCAGATGGACGGGTCCGGATGAAAACCGCGGAGAATTGGATTCTGAATCAGATTTCTGCTCATCATTTCCACCCCAATGCTTGCCGGCCCGCTTCGAGCGCGGCAATGATTTTATCGGTATCATAGACGCAGCCTTGCCAGGTTCCGCCGCTTACAGCCTGCAATGCTGCCCACAATCTGGTATCATCCGGCAATCCGGGATCAACAGCCAGGAACGGGTGTGCGGTCCGGGCGGCCAGAATGTCCACCCCTTCTTCAGGTGAGCCGGGCTGTCCGCCGTCACCAACCAGGTTTACACTTCCTTCGAGCTTGACCGTATCGACAACGACCTCTACCCAGTCACCATCCCGGAGTCTGCCAAGCGGCCCTCCCGCCAGCGCTTCCGGACCGATATGCCCGATGCAGGCCCCCGTGGACACACCGGAAAAACGGGCGTCGGTGATCAGCGTAACGTACTTGCCAAAGGGCAGATGCTTCAGCGCGGATGTCAGTTGGTACGTCTCTTCCATTCCGGTTCCGCTGGGGCCGCGGCCGATGATAGCAAGAATATCTCCCGCCTGGATAAGTCCGTCTTTAATGCTTCGGATTGCATCCTTTTCCGCAGTAAAGACCTTAACTCTTCCAACATGGCGGTAGACGCCTTCACTGTCCAGGACCGAAGGGTCTATGGCTGCCGATTTGATGACCGAGCCTTCCGGAGCAAGATTACCGGTAGGGAAAGTCATTGTGGAGGCAAGGCCCTTCCGCTTGGCTTCCCGGGGATTCATAATGACGGTGTCGGGATCAATGCCATCCGCCTCGATCAGACGGTTGCGCATTTCCTGCCGTCTCTGCGAGGTTGCCCACCAGTCCAGATTTTCCCCGAGCGTCCTTCCTGTTACCGTCAGCACTGAATCGTCAATCAGTCCCAGCCGGCGCAGATGCAGCATTACTTCAGGAACACCTCCGGCAAGAAACACCCGGATCGTCGGATGCGGAACAGGACCGTTCGGCAGCACACTGACCAGGCGCGGCACCCTGCGGTTGACGGCATTCCAGTCTTGGACGGTTGGGATGCGCAGGCCGGCGGCATGGGCGATGGCAGGCAAATGGAGCAGCAGATTTGTGGACCCTCCAAACGCCGCATGAACTACCATCGCATTCGTAATCGCCCGGTTGGTCAGAATATCCTTCATCACCATTCCGCTATGCTCCATATGCAGGAGCGCGCGGGCAGACTGGCGCCCCATATTCTTCCATACTGGCTGTCCCGAAGGGGCCAGAGCGGAATGGGGAACCGACATGCCAAGCGCTTCGGCAATCACCTGGGCTGTCGCAGCGGTCCCCAGGAATTGGCAACCGCCGCCGGGAGTTGCGCAGGCCCGGCATCCGAGGTCCGCCGCCTCCTTCAGAGACAGCTCACCGTTGCTGAATCTGGCCCCGATGCTCTGCACTTTACCGGCGTCCTCTCCATGAACAGGGGGCAGCGAGACTCCACCCGGTACAATAATCCCCGGCAGATCCCGCATGCCAGCCAGGGCCACCATCATCGCAGGCAGCCCTTTATCGCAGGTGGCTACACCAAGCACCCCTTTGCGTGTCGGCAAAGAACGGATTAAACGGCGCAGCACCATGGCGGCATCGTTCCGGTACGGCAGGGAATCGAACATGCCTGCTGTTCCCTGGGAGCGGCCGTCGCAGGGATCGCTGACATAACCTGCAAACGGGATGCCCTGCTGTGCAGTAATCTCCTCCGCGACTTCCTCCATCATCAGCCCAATCTCCCAGTGGCCGGTATGGTAGCCAAGGGCAAGCGGACTGCCGTCCTCGCGCCGGATTCCCCCCATTGTACCCAGGATGAGATATTGCGGCCTATTGAGGAGCAGCGGATTCCAGCCCATTCCCGAATTCTGCGTCATTCCGAATATTTCACCGCTCGGGGCGCTCCGCAGCATTTCACCTGTAATAGGCAGACTGCCTGCCGGGCCTGCCGCAGCAGTATGTACAGAAAAAGCTGAGGGTCCGGGGGCGTCCCGCATGATATCTTGCAAGCTTATTTCCACTTTTTGCACCCTTCTTTCTTCGTATAATCTAGAGTAAGCATCAGAGGGTTAAGCCAAGGACAGTTTCTTCCCCAGCCGAATAACTTCTTGATGCGCCGCTTCCTGCTTATCAAGATAGGCATGCCGCAGCATGGAAGTACTCACTGCCGCAACCGCATTTCCGGAAGCATCAAGGATCGGTGCGGCCACACAGCAGATTCCTTGAATAATCTCTTCCTGATCCACCGAATATCCGCTGCTGCGGATTTCCGCCAATTTTGCCGTAAACTCATTCCAGTCTGTTATCGTATGTGAAGTTACCGGAGTTAACATTCTATCCGGGTACCTCCGGTCCAGCTCATCCGGCGGGAGCAGCGCGAGCATCATCTTCCCCATCGCTGTCGCATGAGCCGGAAACCGCATCCCCGGGCTGGACTCCAGCTTCACCAGCGATGGCCCTTCCAGCTTGGCCAGATAGATAATTTCATTCCGGTCCAGCACCGAGAGCTGAAAGGTTTCGCCAACCGCCTTAATACTCTCTGCAGAAGCCTTGAGAAAATGTTCTACCAGGTTGTAATTCTGCTTGTGCGACTCATTGAACACCGTATTGAGATAAGCCACTCCTGCTCCAAGCGCATAGGCTTCCTTTTCATCCTTCTTCACCCAGTTCAAGGCTTCCATCGTCCGCAGCAGAGAGAACATCGAGCTTTTATTGATGCCCGTCACATCACACAGATCAGTCATTTTACACTCCCCGGGCTTCCGGGAAATCGCCGTCAGAATCAAATCGGCCCGTTCCAAAGCGGGAACCCAATATTTACGGTCCAACCCTTCCATCCCCTTTCTAAAAAACAACAATTGTGATTAAACCAACGTTTGATCAACCCCTTGAGTTTGAGAAAATAAACAATGTTTGGCAAAACAATGTTTGATAAACTCCTTTGAGTTCAATATAATAATCATATGTTTATAATATCAAACCGGGAGGCAAAAACAAATGAATATTATTCATACAAATGCAGGCATTATCCCCCCAGTTCCCACCATCCTGAATGAGCAGCAGAAATTTGACCGTGACGGTATGCAGCTTTTAATTGAAAGCCTGATAGCTAAAGGCGTTCATGGACTGTTCTTCCTGGGAACCGCCGGAGAGTTCAACCAGTTCGATGCGGGGGAACGGGAGGAAATTGCAAAGTTCTGCATTGATTATACAGACGGGCGCCTCCCGGTCTGGATTGGCACGGGGAGCAATACGACCTCCGAAGCGCTCCGCCTCACCCGTCATGCTGCCCGCAGCGGGGCCACCGGGGTTGTCGTCATCAATCCTTACTACTGTAAGCTAAGCGAGGAAAGCCTGTTCACGCATTATGCCGCTATTGCCGAAGCATCAGAACTCCCTCTGATGCTGTATAATTTCCCGGCGCTTACCGGCCAGGATTTGAGTCCCGCCTTTGTCAGACGTCTTGCGGCGCGCTATCCCAATGTAGTTGGCATCAAGGAAACCGTGGACCAGTTAAGCCATATCCGCCAGATGATTCTGCTGGTCCAAGAAGTAAACCCGGCGTTCGCAGTGTTCTGCGGCTTTGATGAATATTTGCTGCCAACCCTTGCGGCAGGGGGAGCCGGGGCCATCGCAGCCAGTGCCAATTTTGCTCCCCAGCTGATGCTGGGCCTACACAGCAGCTTTCAGCAAAATCAATTCACAGAGGTGCTTGAATATCACCGGAAGCTGATTCAGATACCGCCGCTGTATGCGCTGGATGATCCCTTCATCCCCGCCATCAAGGAGGCGGTCCGTTTGGCCGGTCTTCCGGTTCCTACGTTCAGCCATACTCCGGCAAACCCCTGGAACGAAGAGAAGGAGCGGCAACTGAAACAAATATTCACCAAAGCGGGGATTCCCTTTGCATAATTGAACCGTTCTCAGAACAAAACGGCTACTCCGTCCATTACCGGGACAGTATAGCCGTTTTCTATTTATGGTTTAGGTTGTCTGGGGACCCCTGAATGCGCCTTCAGGGTGAAATGCTCCCCCCGCGCGTGGTTTGGGCACCCTTTGTTGTACAAGGCCGTACCGGTCCTCCCTGGTTCGATCAGCGGCAAGCCCAAGTGGAAAAAGTGAACTTAATTCGTTCCATCCTGCTTCCCCGCAAGCGCAAGTTGGAAAAAGGATTACTAATTCAGCCGATTTGCCCTCTTACAGGTAAAATCAACTAAATTAACTCTACTTTTTCCCACTATTTCCTTCTGCCAAACACTTTGGGCCGATCTAAGTGGACTAATTCCACTTCGCCCCCTTTCAGCTTCTCGCTCCTTCTATAACAGGACAGCAGGTAACGATAACCGTCGCCCTGCTTTTGTTGTCCTTGCCTACAAAACCGGTTATCCACCGGCCGCAGCAAGTTGTTCTATTCCGGATATGATGATGCCCAGCCCTGTATTAAACATGCGGTCCGAGCCCAGCTCGCTGAACAGACCATTGTCATACATCCGTTTCAGCACCTTGGAACGTTCCACCGGAAGCTGTTCGATCGATTGTTTGAAGACAGCCTTGGGGCCTTCTTTTGCATCCAGGGACAGGAACAGATCTACCTTTTGCTGCTCATGCTTGTCTAGTTCAAAAGAGATCACATAATTCATCACGCAGGCAATGGAAGCAAACTTATCCTTCTCCTCCAGTGGAAGCGGATCGATAATCTCCAGCAAACCATTGATTAATGCCAGGTAATCCGGCTCAGAGGGGACCGTTCTCATCCACAATATCGGCGAACACGGATACTTGCTCAGGGTGTTTTTAATCTTCAAGGCGTAATCGGTCAATTGCTCCTGCCATTCCCCTTCATGCTTAGCAGCCTGCAGAACCTCCTTGGCGACCTCATTAGCCAGCGCTTGAAAAATACTCTGTTTATTTTCGAAATACCAATACAGCGAAGGAGCTTGAATGTTCAGTTCCACCGCCAGTTTACGCATGCTGAACTCCTCAATGCCGATCTTGTCCATTAGCTCCCAAGCCGCTGACAGGATGGTTTCCTCCGAAATATGCTGCTTTTTCACTCTCATCCCGCGTTCCACTCCTTCTCCGCTCTTTCTCCATCATACGAAAAAGCAAGGCCTTTGTCTAACGTTGTTAGATTTATATTTACAGCCTTTAGCATCCATGCTATATTATTTAACACTGTTAGATAAATCTAACGTCGTTAGATAATAACAAGTACTCTAAAGAAGGAAGTGTGTTGCAATGATGAATGCCGCTGAGAAACCGGAGCCGGCTCCTGTCCAGGAATTTTCGGTAAGGGCCATACTGCCTGTGGTGTTTGCGCTGATCGTGGGGATGCTGCTCGTGATGCTGAATACGACGATTATGAATGTGGCGATTCCCCGGCTGCAGAATGATTTCGGAACAGGACTTAAAACCATTCAGTGGGCCATCACCGGGTATACCCTGGCGCTGTCAGTGGTGGTCCCGCTGGCGGGCTGGTCTTCCGACCGCTTCACAGCCAAACGTGCCTTTCTGCTCTCCATTACACTGTTTACTGCCGGTTCCGTATTATGCGCGGTAGCCCAATCTCCTGCCCAATTGATCGTGTTTCGTATTATTCAGGGCTTAGGCGGAGGGATGGTCTTTCCGATTGGGATGGCACTTTCCTTCAAGATTGCTCCTCCCGATAAAAGAGGGTCGATTATGGGGCTGCTCGGTCTGCCGATGCTGGTTGCGCCTCTGCTCGGGCCCGTACTCTCCGGCTGGCTGATTGAATATGTGAATTGGCATTGGATTTTCCTGATTAATCTGCCGATAGGGATTATTGCGCTGATGCTGGGGATGAAATATTTGCCGGATTCCGAGAAAAAGGCCAATACGAAGCTGGATATCCGGGGTTTACTTTTATCACCGGCCGCATTTGCGGGTCTGGTGTTTGCGATTCACAGAGGGGGTTCAGAGGGGTGGGGCGACACCTACACTATCATCGCTTTGATCGGCAGCCTTACCGCACTTGTTCTGTTCATTATCATAGAATTGTCACAACAAAACGCCCTGCTGGAGCTCCGCTCGTTCCGTTCATTCGATTTTACCAAAGGGATCGTACTCAGCTGGGTCAACCAGATTGCCTTGTTCGGTTCTATCCTGTTAATCCCGTTATTTTTGCAGCAGGTGCGGGGATTCTCTTCCTTCGAATCCGGACTGCTCATCATTCCGCAAGCGGTTATGTCCTTCATTGCCATGATAATCGGCGGCAAGCTCTTTGATAAAATCGGGGCCAGACCCGTTGTATTCAGCGGACTAGTCATTCTCTCCACCGCTCTGTATCTGCTGTCCGGGCTCCAGGCTGATACGAGTGTGTACGTGATGATGAGTTATTTTGCCATCCTGGGGCTGGGCCAGGGACTGGGAACCATGACCCTGAACAATCATATCCTGCAATCAGCTCCCAAGGATTTCATCAGCCGCGTCACACCGCTAATCAGCTCCGGCCAGCAGGTTTTCGTTTCTTTTTCTGTCGCCATCATGACCGGTCTGCTGACCTCCAGCATTACCAGAAATATGAATCTTGGCACAGATCCGGTCGCAGCACAGGTCGCGGGCTTCCATCATACTTTCCAGACCGCGTTAATACTGGCACTGTGCGGACTGGTCTTAAGCTTATTCCTGAGCAAGCCTAAGTTGAAGTGAGGAATGGGGGCTGTTCCAAAAGCCATAAAACGGCTGCTTGGAACAGTCCTCAGTTTTAAGTAGGATTAAAAAAGTACAAATGAGGACAATAAATGCATAAAGGATTACATATATTGGATCTATGTTTAACGGTATACTTTCATGTAAGCGTTATCAATAACTGAATGGAGGCGATTCTTTTCATGTATGCCCGGATCATCACCTTGATGAACAACCTGCGTCTGCGGACCAAACTATTCCTGTCCTTTGGCTGTGTCGCCTTGATACCGGTGCTTATTGTGGGAGTGTTCCTGACGGGCGAGCTGCGGAATATGGCAATGGACAATGCCCTGAAGCAGATTACAGCCAATGTGGACCGGGTGAAAAAAAGGACCGGCGAAATGCTGGATGTTCCACTCGACATCGCTTACCGGCTGTCCAATGACAGCCGTCTGGAGGAGGCCGCCAACCACCGCTACGTATCGGTCTATGATGTGGTGCAAGCCTACTGGAATTATCCCGATTTCCGCGAATTTGTCCGGCTGTACAGAGAAATCTCCAGCATCCGCCTCTATATCGACAACCCGACAGTTCTGGACAACTGGGAGTTCCTGCAGGCAGATGAGACGGTCACACAGGAGCCATGGTACCGGACTGCAATGGCCCAGAAGGGGCTGGTGAGCTGGAACTATATCCGCGACAACCGTGATGGCCGGTATTACCTCAGCCTGATCCGCAAAGTCAATTTTTTTAAGCAGCGGACTTCCGGTGTGCTGGTTGTGAACGTGAATACGAACAGACTAAATGGCATCTTGAACCAGGAGTCCTTTGAGACGCTGATCGTCGATGAGAACGACAACATTGTGGCTTCCAACCGCACGGATATTCTCGGCCAAACCCTGGATGACCTGAACTTCAAGGCCGAATCGGCGGCCGGACAAGGGCCTTATAATGTATCCATTGACGGGAAAGCCTTCAAAATGCTGATTGACGACTGGCAGCCGGGCGGAAGTCAGAACAGCCTGCGCATCATCTCCATCTTTTCTGTGGACAGCATTGTCAAGGAGCCCAACCGGATCATTTCGCTGGCTGCTACGGTCATCCTCTCCGCCTTGACTATGGCGATTCTGCTGATCTACTATTTCTCGCGGCTGCTCACGGGACGGATGCTCCAGCTAAGCAAGCATATCTCCAAGGTCGGTTCCGGCAATCTGAGGGC
This genomic window contains:
- a CDS encoding dihydrodipicolinate synthase family protein, producing MNIIHTNAGIIPPVPTILNEQQKFDRDGMQLLIESLIAKGVHGLFFLGTAGEFNQFDAGEREEIAKFCIDYTDGRLPVWIGTGSNTTSEALRLTRHAARSGATGVVVINPYYCKLSEESLFTHYAAIAEASELPLMLYNFPALTGQDLSPAFVRRLAARYPNVVGIKETVDQLSHIRQMILLVQEVNPAFAVFCGFDEYLLPTLAAGGAGAIAASANFAPQLMLGLHSSFQQNQFTEVLEYHRKLIQIPPLYALDDPFIPAIKEAVRLAGLPVPTFSHTPANPWNEEKERQLKQIFTKAGIPFA
- a CDS encoding TetR/AcrR family transcriptional regulator — translated: MRVKKQHISEETILSAAWELMDKIGIEEFSMRKLAVELNIQAPSLYWYFENKQSIFQALANEVAKEVLQAAKHEGEWQEQLTDYALKIKNTLSKYPCSPILWMRTVPSEPDYLALINGLLEIIDPLPLEEKDKFASIACVMNYVISFELDKHEQQKVDLFLSLDAKEGPKAVFKQSIEQLPVERSKVLKRMYDNGLFSELGSDRMFNTGLGIIISGIEQLAAAGG
- a CDS encoding YjhG/YagF family D-xylonate dehydratase, giving the protein MRDAPGPSAFSVHTAAAGPAGSLPITGEMLRSAPSGEIFGMTQNSGMGWNPLLLNRPQYLILGTMGGIRREDGSPLALGYHTGHWEIGLMMEEVAEEITAQQGIPFAGYVSDPCDGRSQGTAGMFDSLPYRNDAAMVLRRLIRSLPTRKGVLGVATCDKGLPAMMVALAGMRDLPGIIVPGGVSLPPVHGEDAGKVQSIGARFSNGELSLKEAADLGCRACATPGGGCQFLGTAATAQVIAEALGMSVPHSALAPSGQPVWKNMGRQSARALLHMEHSGMVMKDILTNRAITNAMVVHAAFGGSTNLLLHLPAIAHAAGLRIPTVQDWNAVNRRVPRLVSVLPNGPVPHPTIRVFLAGGVPEVMLHLRRLGLIDDSVLTVTGRTLGENLDWWATSQRRQEMRNRLIEADGIDPDTVIMNPREAKRKGLASTMTFPTGNLAPEGSVIKSAAIDPSVLDSEGVYRHVGRVKVFTAEKDAIRSIKDGLIQAGDILAIIGRGPSGTGMEETYQLTSALKHLPFGKYVTLITDARFSGVSTGACIGHIGPEALAGGPLGRLRDGDWVEVVVDTVKLEGSVNLVGDGGQPGSPEEGVDILAARTAHPFLAVDPGLPDDTRLWAALQAVSGGTWQGCVYDTDKIIAALEAGRQALGWK
- a CDS encoding sensor histidine kinase, which codes for MYARIITLMNNLRLRTKLFLSFGCVALIPVLIVGVFLTGELRNMAMDNALKQITANVDRVKKRTGEMLDVPLDIAYRLSNDSRLEEAANHRYVSVYDVVQAYWNYPDFREFVRLYREISSIRLYIDNPTVLDNWEFLQADETVTQEPWYRTAMAQKGLVSWNYIRDNRDGRYYLSLIRKVNFFKQRTSGVLVVNVNTNRLNGILNQESFETLIVDENDNIVASNRTDILGQTLDDLNFKAESAAGQGPYNVSIDGKAFKMLIDDWQPGGSQNSLRIISIFSVDSIVKEPNRIISLAATVILSALTMAILLIYYFSRLLTGRMLQLSKHISKVGSGNLRATLVIDGKDEIGQLARQFNHMVRNINDLMREVQESNRQKNAILLKQNEIKFKMMASQINPHFLFNALESIRMKAHVRGQADISQVVRLLGKMMRKNLEVGNRRISLQSELETVGCYLVIQKFRYDDRLAYELHVDPQANLVQIPPLIIQPLVENSVVHGLENRIDGGMVRVDIRIEDGRLKVQVSDNGAGISKARLQEIRQMLESKDDYESNNIGMRNIHLRLRLTYGPECGLTLASQEGFGTQISFEIPLRSDTYV
- a CDS encoding IclR family transcriptional regulator; the encoded protein is MDRKYWVPALERADLILTAISRKPGECKMTDLCDVTGINKSSMFSLLRTMEALNWVKKDEKEAYALGAGVAYLNTVFNESHKQNYNLVEHFLKASAESIKAVGETFQLSVLDRNEIIYLAKLEGPSLVKLESSPGMRFPAHATAMGKMMLALLPPDELDRRYPDRMLTPVTSHTITDWNEFTAKLAEIRSSGYSVDQEEIIQGICCVAAPILDASGNAVAAVSTSMLRHAYLDKQEAAHQEVIRLGKKLSLA
- a CDS encoding MDR family MFS transporter, producing MMNAAEKPEPAPVQEFSVRAILPVVFALIVGMLLVMLNTTIMNVAIPRLQNDFGTGLKTIQWAITGYTLALSVVVPLAGWSSDRFTAKRAFLLSITLFTAGSVLCAVAQSPAQLIVFRIIQGLGGGMVFPIGMALSFKIAPPDKRGSIMGLLGLPMLVAPLLGPVLSGWLIEYVNWHWIFLINLPIGIIALMLGMKYLPDSEKKANTKLDIRGLLLSPAAFAGLVFAIHRGGSEGWGDTYTIIALIGSLTALVLFIIIELSQQNALLELRSFRSFDFTKGIVLSWVNQIALFGSILLIPLFLQQVRGFSSFESGLLIIPQAVMSFIAMIIGGKLFDKIGARPVVFSGLVILSTALYLLSGLQADTSVYVMMSYFAILGLGQGLGTMTLNNHILQSAPKDFISRVTPLISSGQQVFVSFSVAIMTGLLTSSITRNMNLGTDPVAAQVAGFHHTFQTALILALCGLVLSLFLSKPKLK